Proteins encoded by one window of Aphis gossypii isolate Hap1 chromosome X, ASM2018417v2, whole genome shotgun sequence:
- the LOC114128620 gene encoding leucine-rich repeat protein 1-like: MLFQCDVNVREVRRQRMIGSEEFIPSTVWIKKENNYYLCLKNSIYPNGKTYSISLVKMDPIFFSLLKSGRIAFEFRKPRDLLSLEFKSKRMAYLLYRTMQDITDGKNVIIDKNQNPDALHANNAVIDNFDLNANEFKGVDSFDNRILNMKCLSTLVLEDCNSLVLPEEIGHLPIKSLNISGSEMPTSQHAQDIYWNWTSKPTISGTLTTLKMDTIRLMKLPFEILYLKNLQTLSLNNNALAYLPHFIGELKNIKNLFAADNMLPYIPLCSSLIHLTEMDVIHNRFYCKEPRDHLVTYKESIKEPTDFKSLKHIAFLS, translated from the exons atgttATTCCAATGCGATGTTAACGTGCGAGAAGTACGTAGACAGCGAATGATCGGATCAGAAGAGTTTATCCCGTCAACAGTGTGGATTAAGAAAGAAAACAACTACTATCTGTGTTTGAAGAACTCAATCTACCCGAACGGTAAGACCTACAGTATTTCCCTTGTGAAAATGGATCCCATATTTTTCAGTTTACTTAAATCGGGAAGAATTGCATTTGAATTTAGAAAGCCCAGAGATCTATTATCTTTAGAATTCAAAAGTAAAAGGATGGCTTATTTGCTCTACCGTACAATGCAGGACATAACTGATGGGAAAAACGTTATCAtcgataaaaatcaaaacccTGATGCGTTACATGCTAATAATGCTgttatagataattttgatttaaatgctAATGAGTTTAAAGGTGTTGATAGTTTTGACAACCGTATATTGAACATGAAGTGTTTGAGTACACTTGTGTTAGAAGACTGCAATTCACTAGTACTTCCTGAAGAAATTGGCCATTTACCCATTAAAAGTCTTAACATATCGGGTAGCGAAATGCCTACTTCGCAACATGCACAGGATATCTACTGGAATTGGACATCTAAACCTACGATTAGTGGTACATTAACAACCTTAAAGATGGATACCATAAGGCTAATGAAATTgccatttgaaatattgtatcTGAAAAATCTACAGACTTTATCTTTAAACAATAATGCACTG gcATATTTACCTCATTTCATTGGAGAACTTAAGAATATCAAAAACTTATTTGCAGCTGACAATATGTTACCATACATTCCTCTTTGCTCATCTCTCATACACCTGACAGAAATGGATGTAATACATAACCGTTTTTATTGCAAAGAGCCCCGTGATCACCTTGTAACTTATAAAGAAAGTATTAAAGAGCCAAcagattttaaatcattaaagcATATTGCTTTTTTAAGTTGA